A portion of the Pan troglodytes isolate AG18354 chromosome 10, NHGRI_mPanTro3-v2.0_pri, whole genome shotgun sequence genome contains these proteins:
- the HCAR3 gene encoding hydroxycarboxylic acid receptor 3 has translation MNRHHLQDHFLEIDKKNCCVFRDDFIAKVLPPVLGLEFIFGLLGNGLALWIFCFHLKSWKSSRIFLFNLAVADFLLIICLPFVVDYYARRSDWKFGDIPCRLVLFMFAMNRQGSIIFLTVVAVDRYFRVVHPHHALNKISNWTAAIISCLLWGITIGLTVHLLKKKLLIQNGTANVCISFSICHTFRWHEAMFLLEFFLPLGIILFCSARIIWSLRQRQMDRHAKIKRAITFIMVVAIVFVICFLPSVVVRIRIFWLLHTSGTQNCEVYRSVDLAFFITLSFTYMNSMLDPVVYYFSSPSFPNFFSTLINRCLQRKMTGEPDNNRSTSVELTGDPNKTRGAPEALMANSGEPWSPSYLGPTSNNHAKKGHCHQEPGSLEKQLGCCIE, from the coding sequence ATGAATCGGCACCATCTGCAGGATCACTTTCTGGAAATAGACAAGAAGAACTGCTGTGTGTTCCGAGATGACTTCATTGCCAAGGTGTTGCCGCCGGTGTTGGGGCTGGAGTTTATCTTTGGGCTTCTGGGCAATGGCCTTGCCCTGTGGATTTTCTGTTTCCACCTCAAGTCCTGGAAATCCAGCCGGATTTTCCTGTTCAACCTGGCAGTGGCTGACTTTCTACTGATCATCTGCCTGCCGTTCGTGGTGGACTACTATGCGCGGCGTTCAGACTGGAAGTTTGGGGACATCCCTTGCCGGCTGGTGCTCTTCATGTTTGCTATGAACCGCCAGGGCAGCATCATCTTCCTCACGGTGGTGGCGGTAGACAGGTATTTCAGGGTGGTCCATCCCCACCACGCCCTGAACAAGATCTCCAATTGGACAGCAGCCATCATCTCTTGCCTTCTGTGGGGCATCACTATTGGCCTGACAGTCCACCTCCTGAAGAAGAAGTTGCTGATCCAGAATGGCACTGCAAATGTGTGCATCAGCTTCAGCATCTGCCATACCTTCCGGTGGCACGAAGCCATGTTCCTCCTGGAGTTCTTCCTGCCCCTGGGCATCATCCTGTTCTGCTCAGCCAGAATTATCTGGAGCCTGCGGCAGAGACAAATGGACCGGCATGCCAAGATCAAGAGAGCCATCACCTTCATCATGGTGGTGGCCATCGTCTTTGTCATCTGCTTCCTTCCCAGCGTGGTTGTGCGGATACGCATCTTCTGGCTCCTGCACACTTCGGGCACGCAGAATTGTGAAGTGTACCGCTCGGTGGACCTGGCGTTCTTTATCACTCTCAGCTTCACCTACATGAACAGCATGCTGGACCCCGTGGTGTACTACTTCTCCAGCCCATCCTTTCCCAACTTCTTCTCCACTTTGATCAACCGCTGCCTCCAGAGGAAGATGACAGGTGAGCCAGATAATAACCGTAGCACGAGCGTCGAGCTCACGGGGGACCCCAACAAAACCAGAGGCGCTCCAGAGGCGTTAATGGCCAACTCCGGTGAGCCATGGAGCCCCTCTTATCTGGGCCCAACCTCAAATAACCATGCCAAGAAGGGACATTGTCACCAAGAACCAGGATCTCTGGAGAAACAGTTGGGCTGTTGCATCGAGTAA